A window of the Natrinema salifodinae genome harbors these coding sequences:
- a CDS encoding YeaH/YhbH family protein: MGLRDDLERFREVGEERREDLADFIQYGNLGQSRPGEINIPVKIVSLPEFEYDQRDMGGVGQGDGGTPDAGQPVGQPQPQPGDDGDEGEPGEEGGEHEYYEMDPEEFAQELDEELGLDLDPKGKKVVEEKEGPFTDLTRTGPNSTLDFERMFKEGLKRKLAMDFDEEFLRELCKVEDIEPRDVFEWARGENLPVSMAWIEEAYKDVPDEERGTWASIEEVENNVEREDVQQKIRREGIDHVPFRREDERYRHPEIIEEKEKNVVVVNIRDVSGSMREKKRELVERTFTPLDWYLQGKYDNAEFVYIAHDADAWEVERDEFFGIRSGGGTKISSAYELANELLEEYPWSDWNRYVFAAGDSENSSNDTEERVIPMMEEIDANLHAYVETQPSGNAINATHAEELERHFGTDADDVAVAYVNNEEDVTDAIYEILSTESDEDE; encoded by the coding sequence ATGGGACTGAGAGACGACCTCGAACGATTCCGCGAAGTCGGCGAGGAGCGTCGTGAGGACCTCGCCGACTTCATCCAGTACGGCAACCTCGGGCAGAGCCGCCCCGGCGAGATCAACATCCCCGTCAAGATCGTCTCGCTGCCCGAGTTCGAGTACGACCAGCGCGACATGGGCGGCGTCGGCCAGGGCGACGGCGGTACGCCCGACGCCGGCCAGCCGGTCGGCCAGCCACAGCCCCAGCCTGGCGACGACGGCGACGAGGGTGAGCCTGGCGAGGAGGGCGGCGAGCACGAGTACTACGAGATGGACCCCGAGGAGTTCGCCCAGGAACTCGACGAGGAACTCGGGCTCGATCTCGATCCGAAGGGCAAGAAGGTCGTCGAGGAGAAGGAGGGGCCGTTCACCGACCTTACCCGCACCGGGCCGAACAGCACGCTCGACTTCGAGCGGATGTTCAAGGAGGGGCTCAAGCGCAAGCTCGCGATGGACTTCGACGAGGAGTTCCTGCGGGAGCTGTGCAAGGTCGAGGACATCGAGCCTCGCGATGTCTTCGAGTGGGCCCGCGGCGAGAACCTCCCGGTCTCGATGGCCTGGATCGAAGAGGCCTACAAGGACGTCCCCGACGAGGAGCGCGGGACGTGGGCGTCGATCGAGGAGGTCGAGAACAACGTCGAGCGCGAGGACGTCCAGCAGAAGATCCGCCGCGAGGGGATCGATCACGTCCCCTTCCGACGGGAGGACGAGCGCTACCGCCACCCCGAGATCATCGAGGAGAAGGAGAAGAACGTCGTCGTCGTCAACATCCGCGACGTCTCCGGCTCGATGCGCGAGAAGAAGCGCGAGCTCGTCGAGCGGACGTTCACGCCGCTGGACTGGTACCTTCAGGGCAAGTACGACAACGCCGAGTTCGTCTATATCGCCCACGACGCCGACGCCTGGGAGGTCGAACGCGACGAGTTCTTCGGCATCCGCAGCGGCGGCGGGACGAAGATCTCCAGCGCCTACGAACTCGCCAACGAACTGCTCGAGGAGTACCCCTGGAGCGACTGGAACCGCTACGTCTTCGCGGCGGGCGACTCGGAGAACTCCTCGAACGACACCGAGGAGCGCGTCATCCCCATGATGGAGGAGATCGACGCCAACCTCCACGCCTACGTGGAGACCCAGCCCAGCGGCAACGCGATCAACGCCACCCACGCCGAGGAGCTCGAACGCCACTTCGGCACCGACGCCGACGACGTCGCGGTGGCCTACGTCAACAACGAGGAGGACGTGACCGACGCGATCTACGAGATCCTCTCGACAGAGAGTGATGAGGATGAGTAA
- a CDS encoding PrkA family serine protein kinase produces the protein MARGNDYVRDADRTLEETYEEPMSLAAYVDRIFENPTIASHASKYLLEAIEAAGTRTVVEEGEEKKRYRFFDDPYNDGEHAILGNTEVLNGFVDDLRSIAAGRAKDEKIIWFEGPTATGKSELKRCLVNGLREYSKTPAGRRYTVEWNVTTAEASERGLSYGGDATAADDQNWYESPVQAHPLSVFPEEVREDLLARLNEVLDDHVPVQVDAQLDPFSREAYNFLEERYRREGEDELFSAITDENHLRVKNYVVDVGQGVGVLHSEDDGRPKERLVGSWMHGMLQELDSRGRKNPQAFSYDGVLSQGNGVLTVVEDAAQHADLLQKLLNVPDEQSVKLDKGIGMDVDTQMLIISNPDLEAQLNQHADRNGMDPLKALKRRLDKHRFGYLTNLSLETELIRRELTNETAVWEAESYGELAERIRAPVRVTIKGQDGETRTQEFAPHAVEAAALYAVVTRLDENDLPNGLDLVDKALIYDQGYLQEGDIRREKDEFDFDDDGNDGDHGIPVTYTRDTLAKLLQTDLDRHHADLPVEDVVMPRDVLNAMVEGLIDAPVFSTGERSEFENRVVPVKNYIYDQQESDVIEAIMHDKRVDEETVAEYVEHVYAWETDEPLYNDRGERVEPDPLKMKVFEIEHLGRFSEDDYDGNLPRESVRNFRREKVITSLNRHAWEHRNEDFSVEDVDLTAIPVIKTVLESHDWDDVERTFEDFDPRQWDDPPGGTETAQVKADTIETMVDLFGYSEASAELTSRHVMGQVSYRWD, from the coding sequence ATGGCGCGAGGAAACGACTACGTCCGCGACGCCGACCGGACCCTCGAGGAGACCTACGAGGAGCCGATGAGCCTCGCGGCGTACGTCGATCGGATCTTCGAGAACCCGACCATCGCCTCCCACGCCTCGAAGTACCTGCTCGAGGCGATCGAAGCCGCCGGCACCCGAACCGTCGTCGAGGAGGGTGAGGAGAAGAAGCGCTATCGTTTCTTCGACGACCCGTACAACGACGGCGAGCACGCCATCCTCGGCAACACCGAGGTGCTCAACGGGTTCGTCGACGACCTGCGGTCGATCGCCGCCGGCCGGGCCAAAGACGAGAAGATCATCTGGTTCGAGGGCCCGACCGCGACCGGCAAGTCCGAGCTCAAGCGCTGCCTGGTCAACGGGCTGCGCGAGTACTCGAAGACGCCGGCGGGACGGCGGTACACCGTCGAGTGGAACGTCACGACCGCCGAGGCCAGCGAGCGCGGCCTGAGCTACGGCGGGGACGCCACGGCGGCCGACGACCAGAACTGGTACGAAAGCCCCGTCCAGGCCCACCCGCTGTCGGTGTTCCCCGAGGAGGTCCGCGAGGACCTGCTGGCGCGGCTCAACGAGGTGCTCGACGACCACGTTCCGGTCCAGGTCGACGCGCAACTCGACCCGTTCTCTCGGGAAGCATACAACTTCCTCGAAGAGCGCTACCGCCGCGAGGGCGAGGACGAGCTGTTCTCGGCGATCACCGACGAGAACCACCTCCGCGTGAAGAACTACGTCGTCGACGTCGGACAGGGCGTCGGCGTCCTCCACTCGGAGGACGACGGCCGGCCCAAGGAACGGCTCGTCGGCTCGTGGATGCACGGCATGCTGCAGGAACTCGACTCGCGGGGACGCAAGAACCCGCAGGCGTTCAGCTACGACGGCGTCCTCTCGCAGGGTAACGGCGTCCTCACCGTCGTCGAGGACGCGGCCCAGCACGCCGACCTGCTCCAGAAGCTGCTGAACGTCCCCGACGAGCAGTCGGTGAAGCTGGACAAGGGGATCGGGATGGACGTCGACACCCAGATGCTGATCATCTCGAACCCCGATCTGGAGGCCCAGCTCAACCAGCACGCCGATCGCAACGGGATGGACCCGCTGAAGGCGCTCAAGCGCCGGCTGGACAAACACCGTTTCGGCTACCTCACCAACCTCTCGCTCGAGACGGAGCTGATCCGCCGCGAGCTGACCAACGAGACGGCGGTCTGGGAGGCCGAGAGCTACGGCGAACTCGCCGAGCGGATCCGCGCGCCGGTGCGGGTGACGATCAAGGGCCAGGACGGCGAGACGCGGACCCAGGAGTTCGCACCCCACGCCGTCGAGGCGGCCGCGCTGTACGCGGTCGTCACGCGACTCGACGAGAACGACCTCCCCAACGGGCTCGACCTCGTCGACAAGGCCCTGATCTACGACCAGGGCTACCTCCAGGAGGGCGACATCCGCCGGGAGAAAGACGAGTTCGACTTCGACGACGACGGCAACGACGGCGACCACGGCATTCCGGTCACGTACACGCGAGACACCCTCGCCAAGTTGCTCCAGACCGACCTCGACCGCCACCACGCCGACCTGCCGGTCGAGGACGTGGTCATGCCCCGCGACGTGTTGAACGCCATGGTCGAGGGCCTGATCGACGCGCCGGTGTTCTCGACGGGCGAGCGCTCCGAGTTCGAGAACCGCGTGGTCCCCGTGAAGAACTACATCTACGACCAGCAGGAGAGCGACGTCATCGAGGCCATCATGCACGACAAGCGCGTCGACGAGGAGACCGTCGCCGAGTACGTCGAACACGTTTACGCGTGGGAAACCGACGAGCCGCTGTACAACGACCGCGGCGAGCGCGTCGAGCCCGACCCGCTGAAGATGAAGGTGTTCGAGATCGAGCACCTGGGCCGGTTCTCCGAGGACGACTACGACGGGAACCTCCCACGGGAGAGCGTCCGGAACTTCCGGCGCGAGAAGGTCATCACGTCCCTGAACCGTCACGCCTGGGAGCACCGCAACGAGGACTTCTCGGTCGAAGACGTCGACCTCACGGCGATCCCGGTGATCAAGACGGTCCTCGAGAGCCACGACTGGGACGACGTCGAGCGGACCTTCGAGGACTTCGACCCGCGACAGTGGGACGACCCGCCCGGGGGGACCGAGACGGCGCAGGTCAAAGCAGACACGATCGAGACCATGGTCGACCTCTTCGGCTACTCGGAGGCGTCGGCCGAACTGACCAGCAGACACGTCATGGGACAGGTGAGCTACAGATGGGACTGA
- a CDS encoding PrkA family serine protein kinase, producing MTGDIETLEQLSTDYKESMPADLRETKSFNWYLEEVYEDPKVSRNAHQRVADMFDYYGTAYDETEGMVEYQLASEDPLGDGENTFYGKVIHQSIHEFVNKVKSGARRLGPERRIKLLLGPVGSGKSHFDKQVRKYFEDYTLRDDGRMYTFRWTNLCDVIKDQDPADDTVRSPMNQDPLVLLPLEQRQRVIDDLNENLDAPYTIQNEQALDPESEFYMDKLLAYYDDDLQQVLENHIEIVRLVADENKRQALETFEPKDKKNQDETELTGDVNYSKIAIYGESDPRAFDYSGAFCNANRGIFSGEELLKLQREFLYDFLHATQEQTIKPKNNPRIDIDQVIVGRTNMPEYKDKKGDEKMEAFNDRTKRIDFPYVLSYEDEAEIYLKMLTNADVPDINVEPHTLEMAGLFGVLTRIEEPDTETVDLLSKAKAYNGEIDEGDDIDVKKLREEAEQKAEIGEGMVGVSPRFIGDEIAEAIMDSKHRQRGFLSPLTVFNFFEENLEHHGSIPEENFETYYRYLETVREEYRERAIEDVRHALAYDIDEIQRQGEKYMDHVMAYIDDDTIEDELTGREQEPDETFLRSVEEKLDIPEDRKEDFRQEVSNWVSRRAREGEAFNPQDNERLRRALERKLWEDKKHNINFSALVSANEFDDDERSSWIDALMEQGYSEEGAKEVLEFAGAEVAKAEMDN from the coding sequence ATGACCGGTGACATCGAGACACTCGAGCAGCTCAGTACGGATTACAAGGAATCGATGCCCGCAGACCTGCGGGAAACCAAGTCCTTCAACTGGTACTTAGAGGAGGTCTACGAGGACCCGAAGGTCTCCCGCAACGCCCACCAGCGCGTCGCGGACATGTTCGACTACTATGGGACCGCCTACGACGAAACCGAGGGGATGGTCGAGTACCAGCTCGCCAGCGAGGACCCCCTGGGCGACGGTGAGAACACCTTCTACGGGAAGGTGATCCACCAGTCGATCCACGAGTTCGTGAACAAGGTGAAGTCCGGCGCCCGCCGGCTCGGTCCCGAGCGGCGAATCAAGCTCTTACTCGGCCCGGTCGGCTCCGGCAAGTCCCACTTCGACAAACAGGTCCGCAAGTACTTCGAAGACTACACGCTCCGGGACGACGGCCGGATGTACACCTTCCGCTGGACCAACCTCTGTGACGTCATCAAGGATCAGGACCCCGCCGACGACACCGTCCGATCCCCGATGAACCAGGACCCGCTCGTCCTGCTCCCGCTCGAACAGCGCCAGCGGGTCATCGACGACTTGAACGAGAACCTCGACGCACCGTACACGATCCAGAACGAGCAGGCCCTGGATCCCGAAAGCGAGTTCTACATGGACAAGCTGCTGGCCTACTACGACGACGACCTCCAGCAGGTCTTAGAGAACCACATCGAAATCGTCCGCCTGGTCGCCGACGAGAACAAGCGCCAGGCGCTCGAGACCTTCGAGCCGAAGGACAAGAAGAACCAGGACGAGACGGAGCTGACCGGCGACGTCAACTACTCGAAGATCGCCATCTACGGCGAGTCTGACCCGCGCGCGTTCGACTACTCGGGGGCCTTCTGTAACGCCAACCGCGGGATCTTCTCCGGCGAGGAGCTGCTCAAACTCCAGCGCGAGTTCCTCTACGACTTCCTCCACGCCACCCAGGAGCAGACGATCAAGCCGAAGAACAATCCGCGGATCGACATCGACCAGGTGATCGTCGGCCGGACGAACATGCCCGAGTACAAGGACAAGAAAGGCGACGAGAAGATGGAGGCCTTCAACGACCGCACCAAGCGGATCGACTTCCCATACGTCCTCTCCTACGAGGACGAGGCCGAGATCTACCTGAAGATGCTGACCAACGCCGACGTGCCGGACATCAACGTCGAGCCCCACACCTTAGAGATGGCGGGGCTGTTCGGCGTCCTGACCCGCATCGAGGAGCCCGACACGGAGACCGTGGATCTGCTCTCGAAGGCCAAGGCCTACAACGGCGAGATCGACGAGGGCGACGACATCGACGTCAAGAAGCTCCGCGAGGAGGCCGAACAGAAGGCCGAGATCGGCGAGGGCATGGTCGGCGTCTCGCCGCGGTTCATCGGCGACGAGATCGCCGAGGCGATCATGGACTCGAAACACCGCCAGCGCGGGTTCCTCTCGCCGCTGACGGTGTTCAACTTCTTCGAGGAGAACTTAGAGCACCACGGCTCCATCCCCGAGGAGAACTTCGAGACCTACTACCGCTACTTAGAGACCGTCCGCGAGGAGTACCGCGAGCGCGCCATCGAGGACGTCCGCCACGCGCTGGCCTACGACATCGACGAGATCCAGCGCCAGGGCGAGAAGTACATGGACCACGTTATGGCCTACATCGACGACGACACCATCGAGGACGAACTCACCGGTCGCGAGCAGGAACCCGACGAAACGTTCCTGCGCAGCGTCGAGGAGAAACTCGACATTCCCGAGGACCGCAAGGAGGACTTCCGCCAGGAGGTCTCTAACTGGGTCTCCCGTCGCGCCCGCGAGGGCGAGGCCTTCAACCCGCAGGACAACGAGCGCCTGCGCCGCGCGTTAGAGCGCAAGCTCTGGGAGGACAAGAAGCACAACATCAACTTCTCCGCGCTCGTGTCGGCCAACGAGTTCGACGACGACGAGCGCTCCTCGTGGATCGACGCGCTGATGGAACAGGGCTACTCCGAGGAAGGGGCCAAGGAAGTGCTGGAGTTCGCCGGCGCGGAGGTCGCCAAAGCCGAAATGGACAACTAA
- a CDS encoding DUF5820 family protein → MSDSDIDGGSDRSRLPDAWEVWSQGEDGRLVLAYRPDVFNADAFPAPCLPTLYLTHGKRTRRPGINPADTADAEDWFVTLYLEPDVSLNETLRFPTRDEALDRTVELARSFDAGEIDYRELYQVPREAYFERLDELTGRDDGEDGGRNGNGNGGGGDGGAAT, encoded by the coding sequence ATGTCGGACTCGGACATCGACGGCGGGTCGGATCGCTCGCGGCTGCCCGACGCCTGGGAGGTCTGGAGTCAGGGCGAGGACGGGCGGCTCGTCCTGGCTTACCGGCCGGACGTCTTCAACGCCGATGCGTTTCCCGCGCCGTGCCTGCCGACGCTGTATCTCACCCACGGCAAGCGGACCCGTCGGCCCGGCATCAACCCCGCCGACACCGCCGACGCCGAGGACTGGTTCGTCACGCTCTATCTCGAGCCGGACGTCTCGTTAAACGAGACGCTGCGGTTCCCGACCCGAGACGAGGCGCTCGACCGGACGGTCGAATTGGCCCGGTCGTTCGACGCCGGCGAGATCGACTACCGGGAGCTGTATCAGGTGCCCCGCGAGGCGTACTTCGAGCGCCTCGACGAACTCACCGGGCGCGACGACGGCGAGGACGGAGGGAGAAACGGGAACGGCAACGGCGGTGGCGGCGACGGCGGAGCCGCGACCTGA
- a CDS encoding UPF0179 family protein, whose amino-acid sequence MSTVTLVGSRLAEPGTEFVYQGEADGCAGCPYRSQCLNLEPDTKYRVTAIRENAQTLECAMHDGGVRAVEVEPVPVRANITSKGAFAGSKTSLPGPCPYVECPSHEYCEPDGVEFDEEYRITDIVGDPPHDVCHLDRSLELVELGADD is encoded by the coding sequence ATGTCGACCGTCACGCTCGTCGGATCCCGCCTGGCCGAGCCGGGAACCGAGTTCGTCTATCAGGGGGAGGCCGACGGCTGCGCCGGATGTCCCTACCGCAGCCAATGTCTCAACCTCGAGCCCGACACGAAGTACCGCGTCACCGCCATCCGCGAGAACGCCCAGACCTTGGAGTGCGCCATGCACGACGGCGGCGTCCGCGCCGTCGAGGTCGAACCCGTGCCCGTGCGCGCGAACATCACGTCGAAGGGAGCCTTCGCCGGCAGCAAGACGAGCCTGCCGGGCCCCTGTCCGTACGTCGAGTGTCCGAGCCACGAGTACTGCGAGCCCGATGGCGTCGAGTTCGACGAGGAGTACCGAATCACGGACATCGTCGGCGACCCGCCCCACGACGTCTGTCACCTCGATCGCTCGCTCGAACTGGTCGAACTCGGGGCCGACGACTAA
- a CDS encoding MFS transporter produces MRRDSGSDRSRSPAGVLDGADAPPDRDVYRGWYVVAGGFVGAFVVFGLSYAFGVFLGPMQRDLGVSRSAVSFVFSLQTVVIYLAAAILGVLADRFGVRRLLAFGVAALALGGLWTSQTTSYVALLLAYGVVTAAGLGAIYVVSYATVPRWFQRRRGLATGIATAGLGIGMVAMSPAANALVGVLEWRLAFLALVLAATVAVAAVTPLFADDPAASGVEPGAEFPEGVPDREPPDWATYRTELLAVATSRSFLFVFAGWVLVYGTLYAVLVHVVPYAGDVGLGEGTGALALAAIGATTAAARIGIGGLADRLGRVRTFVGCSAIMAASTLCLPLLDSAVGLYAFAVVFGIAYGGNGALLSPLTVDLFGARNPNAIFGLVSLSFAVSGLVAPWAAGLVYDLAGTYTPAFLGAGVAGLLGTALLALAGADA; encoded by the coding sequence ATGCGACGCGACAGCGGCTCGGATCGATCCCGAAGCCCTGCGGGTGTGCTCGACGGGGCGGATGCGCCGCCCGACCGCGACGTCTACCGGGGCTGGTACGTCGTCGCCGGCGGGTTCGTCGGCGCGTTCGTCGTCTTCGGGCTCTCCTACGCCTTCGGGGTCTTCCTCGGGCCGATGCAGCGGGACCTCGGCGTCTCCCGGTCGGCCGTCTCGTTCGTCTTCTCCCTCCAGACGGTCGTGATCTACCTCGCCGCGGCGATCCTGGGGGTGCTCGCCGATCGATTCGGCGTCCGGCGGCTGCTGGCGTTCGGCGTCGCGGCGCTCGCGCTCGGCGGCCTCTGGACGAGCCAGACGACCTCGTACGTCGCGCTCTTGCTCGCCTACGGCGTCGTCACGGCGGCCGGCCTGGGCGCGATCTACGTCGTCTCCTACGCCACGGTCCCGCGGTGGTTCCAGCGCCGGCGCGGCCTGGCGACCGGGATCGCGACCGCCGGGCTGGGCATCGGGATGGTCGCGATGTCGCCCGCCGCGAACGCGCTCGTCGGGGTGCTCGAGTGGCGCCTGGCCTTCCTGGCGCTCGTCCTCGCCGCGACGGTCGCCGTGGCGGCCGTGACGCCGCTGTTCGCCGACGATCCCGCCGCGAGCGGCGTCGAGCCGGGCGCCGAGTTCCCCGAGGGCGTGCCGGATCGGGAGCCGCCGGACTGGGCGACCTACCGGACGGAACTGCTCGCGGTCGCGACCTCCCGCTCGTTCCTGTTCGTGTTCGCGGGCTGGGTGCTCGTCTACGGGACGCTGTACGCCGTGCTCGTCCACGTCGTCCCCTACGCCGGCGACGTCGGGCTCGGCGAGGGGACGGGTGCGCTCGCGCTCGCGGCGATCGGCGCCACGACGGCCGCCGCCCGGATCGGCATCGGCGGCCTAGCCGACCGGCTCGGCCGTGTCCGGACGTTCGTCGGATGCTCGGCGATCATGGCCGCGTCGACGCTGTGTCTGCCCTTGCTGGACTCCGCGGTCGGGTTGTACGCCTTCGCCGTCGTCTTCGGGATCGCTTACGGAGGCAACGGCGCCCTGCTCTCGCCGCTGACGGTCGACCTCTTCGGCGCGCGCAACCCGAACGCGATCTTCGGCCTGGTGTCGCTGTCCTTCGCCGTTTCCGGCCTGGTCGCGCCCTGGGCCGCCGGGCTCGTCTACGATCTCGCGGGAACGTACACGCCGGCGTTCCTCGGTGCGGGGGTCGCGGGACTGCTCGGGACGGCGTTGCTCGCGCTCGCCGGCGCTGACGCGTGA
- a CDS encoding short-chain fatty acid transporter, whose amino-acid sequence MSSVDDAAATGNVIERAGNRIADVVERWMPSPFLFAIILSYVVFLVGMVVENQGPSNMVMFWYDGFWAFLEFAMQMVLIIMTGFVIAYHPRVNDALQRLAAIPNTAGQAVVLVGTVSMALAWVHWGLSLVVGAIFAREMGTAAYREGIAVHYPLLCVAGYMGLGLTWHWGLSGSAPLLLATPGNEFVDLGIVDGPVGTSATVFSAYALSLTALSIAFAAVVLYLLTPPAERSREITDYIPEDELLESSPDGGVDDTAVDDRESAANGRLNGDRLPAERIDNSRLLGGLIALTGVAVIAWEFYTRGLAALNLNVLNFAFLFVGLAIYTRPAAYRERFGEAAEAAVGIILLFPFFAGIQGMMSGSGLAETMAQALLAISTPETFPVIAWLTAAIVNLFVPSGGGEWIVLGPPVLEAAQEVGIPVGQATIAYAVGDAHTNLLNPFWALPLLAITKIRAREMFGYAVAMLLALIPFLTVALYALPY is encoded by the coding sequence ATGTCATCGGTGGACGACGCGGCGGCGACCGGCAACGTCATCGAACGCGCGGGTAACCGGATCGCGGACGTCGTCGAGCGGTGGATGCCGAGCCCGTTCCTGTTCGCGATCATCTTATCGTACGTCGTCTTTCTGGTCGGAATGGTCGTGGAAAATCAGGGGCCGTCGAACATGGTCATGTTCTGGTACGACGGGTTCTGGGCGTTCCTGGAGTTCGCGATGCAGATGGTCCTGATCATCATGACCGGGTTCGTAATCGCGTATCATCCGCGAGTCAACGACGCGCTCCAGCGCCTGGCGGCGATCCCGAACACCGCCGGCCAGGCCGTCGTACTGGTCGGGACCGTCTCGATGGCGCTGGCCTGGGTCCACTGGGGACTGAGCCTGGTCGTCGGCGCGATCTTCGCCCGGGAGATGGGCACGGCCGCCTACCGGGAGGGGATCGCGGTTCACTACCCGCTGCTGTGCGTGGCGGGCTATATGGGGCTGGGGCTCACCTGGCACTGGGGTCTCTCGGGGTCTGCCCCGCTCTTGCTCGCGACGCCCGGCAACGAGTTCGTCGACCTCGGGATCGTCGACGGGCCGGTGGGTACGTCCGCGACGGTCTTCAGCGCGTACGCGCTCTCGCTCACCGCGCTGTCGATCGCCTTCGCGGCGGTCGTGCTGTACCTGCTGACGCCCCCGGCGGAGCGGTCGCGGGAGATCACCGACTACATCCCGGAGGACGAACTGCTCGAGTCCTCGCCCGACGGTGGCGTCGACGATACCGCGGTCGACGACCGGGAGAGCGCGGCGAACGGCCGGCTGAACGGCGATCGCCTCCCCGCCGAGCGCATCGACAACAGTCGGCTCCTCGGCGGGCTCATCGCGCTGACCGGCGTCGCGGTGATCGCCTGGGAGTTTTACACCCGAGGTCTCGCCGCCTTGAACCTGAACGTCCTGAACTTCGCGTTCCTGTTCGTCGGCCTGGCGATCTACACGCGACCGGCGGCCTACCGCGAGCGGTTCGGCGAGGCCGCGGAGGCCGCCGTCGGGATCATTCTCCTGTTCCCCTTCTTCGCGGGCATTCAGGGCATGATGAGCGGCTCCGGCCTGGCGGAGACGATGGCCCAGGCCCTGTTGGCGATCTCGACGCCCGAGACGTTCCCGGTGATCGCCTGGCTCACGGCCGCCATCGTCAACCTGTTCGTCCCCTCGGGCGGCGGCGAGTGGATCGTCCTCGGGCCGCCGGTCCTCGAGGCCGCCCAGGAGGTCGGGATCCCGGTCGGCCAGGCGACGATCGCCTACGCCGTCGGCGACGCGCACACGAACCTGCTGAACCCGTTCTGGGCGCTGCCGCTGCTCGCGATCACGAAGATCCGCGCCCGGGAGATGTTCGGCTACGCCGTGGCGATGCTGCTGGCGCTGATTCCGTTCCTGACGGTCGCGTTGTACGCCTTGCCGTACTGA
- a CDS encoding winged helix-turn-helix transcriptional regulator, with the protein MSSPQTQPRDREQDQRGHDRDDACPVIASLEQIGSQWRLAVLHELLDGEQRFNELKRSTDANARTLSRVLDDLGEMGFVERRIEEDAPVATYYSLTDKGESLEPVFEEIECWAGSWLEEGALEAE; encoded by the coding sequence ATGTCTTCTCCACAGACGCAACCCCGCGATCGAGAGCAGGACCAGCGCGGCCACGACCGCGACGACGCCTGCCCCGTCATCGCCTCCCTCGAGCAGATCGGTTCCCAGTGGCGCCTGGCGGTGTTGCACGAACTGCTGGACGGCGAACAGCGCTTTAACGAACTCAAGCGCTCGACCGACGCGAACGCGCGGACCCTTTCGCGCGTACTCGACGATCTCGGCGAGATGGGCTTCGTCGAACGTCGCATCGAGGAGGACGCCCCCGTCGCGACCTACTACAGCCTCACCGACAAGGGCGAGTCCCTCGAACCGGTCTTCGAGGAGATCGAGTGCTGGGCCGGCTCCTGGCTCGAAGAGGGCGCGCTCGAGGCGGAGTGA
- a CDS encoding SRPBCC family protein: protein MTRVRTTHTPDGRRIEVSHVFTAPAADAWEALVDTTRWPAWSPIVIGVESTDRRIQPDTTGRIRVPGAWVPFRITSRTERRWTWRVSGIPAAGHRVDDLGEGRCRVAFELPLHGTGYVPICLRALENLETVLEGDQARTEPSAA, encoded by the coding sequence ATGACCCGAGTCCGGACCACGCACACCCCGGACGGCCGCCGCATCGAGGTCTCGCACGTTTTCACCGCCCCCGCGGCCGACGCCTGGGAGGCCCTCGTCGACACCACCAGGTGGCCCGCCTGGTCGCCGATCGTGATCGGTGTCGAATCGACGGATCGGCGGATCCAACCCGACACGACCGGCCGAATTCGGGTTCCGGGCGCCTGGGTCCCCTTCCGGATCACCTCGCGAACGGAGCGGCGCTGGACCTGGCGCGTCTCGGGAATTCCGGCCGCCGGCCACCGCGTCGACGACCTCGGCGAGGGGCGCTGTCGGGTCGCGTTCGAACTGCCGCTCCACGGGACGGGGTACGTGCCGATCTGTCTGCGCGCGCTCGAGAATCTCGAGACGGTGCTCGAGGGCGACCAGGCGCGAACGGAGCCGTCGGCGGCCTGA